A stretch of the Candidatus Bathyarchaeota archaeon genome encodes the following:
- a CDS encoding cytidylate kinase family protein — protein sequence MATSSDNSKKEIALCISGMAGCGKSTAAKKIAEKYELRYFSGGDALKALALEAGSKSVDRGWWESEEGMNFLKKRTEDSSFDRKVDEKLLEWARQGDVVLDSWTMPWLLETGFKIWLEASPRERARRIAQRDKISIEKAFAALKEKDAKTKAIYKKLYGFDLGEDFSPFNLILDVNDLSSDEVLKTLSLVIDRMFR from the coding sequence ATGGCGACATCGTCTGACAATTCGAAAAAGGAGATTGCTCTGTGCATATCAGGGATGGCTGGATGCGGCAAAAGCACCGCAGCCAAAAAAATCGCTGAAAAATATGAGTTGCGCTATTTTTCAGGAGGCGATGCACTGAAAGCTTTGGCGTTAGAAGCAGGTTCCAAATCTGTCGATAGAGGGTGGTGGGAAAGCGAAGAAGGAATGAACTTCCTCAAGAAACGAACGGAGGATTCGTCCTTTGACAGAAAGGTTGACGAAAAATTGTTGGAATGGGCAAGGCAAGGAGATGTTGTTCTTGACAGCTGGACTATGCCATGGCTTCTAGAAACAGGCTTCAAAATCTGGTTGGAAGCATCGCCTAGAGAAAGGGCTCGGCGAATCGCACAACGAGACAAAATAAGCATTGAAAAAGCGTTTGCAGCTTTGAAGGAGAAAGACGCGAAAACCAAAGCTATCTACAAAAAACTCTACGGATTTGACCTTGGAGAAGATTTTTCTCCTTTCAACCTCATTCTAGACGTAAACGATCTAAGTTCAGATGAAGTTCTCAAAACACTAAGCCTCGTTATAGATCGTATGTTCCGTTAG
- a CDS encoding 50S ribosomal protein L14e, translating into MSAVEVGRICVKVVGREAGRKCVIVDLIDKNFVLLTGPKEVTGIKRRRVNINHIEPTGEKIKLDRGATDEDVAQALETAGKTEEMEELVKPKAFT; encoded by the coding sequence ATGTCTGCAGTTGAAGTTGGGAGAATCTGTGTGAAAGTCGTCGGTAGAGAGGCGGGACGCAAATGCGTGATCGTAGACCTGATTGACAAGAACTTCGTCCTCTTAACTGGACCCAAAGAGGTTACAGGAATAAAGCGCAGAAGAGTCAACATAAATCACATAGAACCAACAGGAGAAAAAATTAAACTCGACCGAGGGGCAACCGACGAAGACGTGGCTCAAGCACTGGAAACGGCTGGGAAAACTGAAGAAATGGAAGAACTTGTCAAACCGAAGGCTTTTACTTAA